The following DNA comes from Paraburkholderia phytofirmans PsJN.
AAAGACCCGCTTCTGATCGAAGACCACTGGCAGGTCATGTACCGCTCGGGCTTCTATCGCGGCGGCCCGATCACCATGAGCGCGATCGCCGGCGTCGACCAGGCGCTGTGGGACATCAAGGGCAAGCATCATGGCGTGCCGATTCATGCGCTGCTCGGCGGCCAGGTGCGCGACAAGATCAAGGTGTATTCGTGGATCGGCGGCGACCGTCCGAGCGACGTCGCGAATAACGCGCGCGCCGTGGTCGAACGCGGCTTCAAGGCCGTGAAGATGAACGGCTCGGAAGAGTTGCAGATCATCGACACCTTCGACAAGGTGCAAGGCGTCATCAACAACGTCGCAGCCGTGCGCGAGGCGGTCGGACCGAACATCGGCATCGGCGTGGATTTCCACGGCCGCGTGCACAAGCCGATGGCCAAGGTGCTAGCGAAAGAACTCGACCCGTACAAGCTGCTCTTCATCGAAGAGCCGGTGCTGTCGGAGAACGCCGAAGCGTTGCGCGACATCGTCAATCAGACCAACACGCCGATCGCATTGGGCGAGCGTCTTTACTCGCGCTGGGACTTCAAGCACATCCTGTCGGGCGGCTACGTCGACATCATTCAGCCGGACGCGTCGCACGCGGGCGGCATTACCGAGTGCCGCAAGATCGCGTCGATGGCGGAAGCCTACGACGTCGCGCTCGCGCTGCATTGCCCGCTCGGCCCGATCGCTCTGGCGACCTGTCTGCAGATCGACGCGGTGAGTTACAACGCGTTCATCCAGGAACAGAGCCTCGGCATTCACTACAACCAGGGCAACGACCTGCTCGATTACATCAAGAACCCGGAGGTCTTCAAATACGAAGACGGCTTCGTGTCGATTCCGCAAGGCCCGGGCCTCGGCATCGAGGTCAACGAGGAGAAAGTGCGGGAGATGGCCAAGGTCGGCCATCGCTGGCGCAATCCGGTGTGGCGCCATGAGGATGGCAGCGTCGCCGAGTGGTAATCGCGTGAAGGAACGCCGCCTGCGGGCGGCGTTTTTGTTTGCGTCGGCGACCGCATCGCCGGTGCGGTCCGCGCGTTACGGTCACGTGACGCGCGGGCCGTCGCAGTAACGTAACATCCCGGACCGAACGGGCTCGAAAAGGCGTTTGTCGCGCTCCGTCCAGACCCGCACGCATCCCGCAAAGCCTTGTCCAGAAAGGTTTTTAAGCCGTCCGTTCGGCACCAGACAGAAACATGGCCCGCTCCTTGCTCAAATGCATTCAAACGACAAATGCATCGGGGAAAATCATGGGCGAGTTCCTTCCAGACTATCTGCTCCGCGAACAGGCCGCCGTCGGCGCGTTGGTGGTGTTCGGCGTGCTGCGCATTATCGGCGCGGCGCTCGCATTCGAGCGCGGCTGGCGCATCTCGGTGGTCGAGAAATGCTTTATCGGCGCCGCAGTGCTGTACTGCCTGCCGCAACTCTTCGATCTGCTGACGCATATGTACGGCTCGCGCGCCGCGGGCGCCGAGCTGGAAGGCAAAGCCG
Coding sequences within:
- the dgoD gene encoding galactonate dehydratase, whose translation is MKITKLETFIVPPRWCFLKIETDEGIVGWGEPVVEGRAHTVAAAVEELSDYLIGKDPLLIEDHWQVMYRSGFYRGGPITMSAIAGVDQALWDIKGKHHGVPIHALLGGQVRDKIKVYSWIGGDRPSDVANNARAVVERGFKAVKMNGSEELQIIDTFDKVQGVINNVAAVREAVGPNIGIGVDFHGRVHKPMAKVLAKELDPYKLLFIEEPVLSENAEALRDIVNQTNTPIALGERLYSRWDFKHILSGGYVDIIQPDASHAGGITECRKIASMAEAYDVALALHCPLGPIALATCLQIDAVSYNAFIQEQSLGIHYNQGNDLLDYIKNPEVFKYEDGFVSIPQGPGLGIEVNEEKVREMAKVGHRWRNPVWRHEDGSVAEW